In Calonectris borealis chromosome 22, bCalBor7.hap1.2, whole genome shotgun sequence, one genomic interval encodes:
- the LOC142091860 gene encoding parathyroid hormone/parathyroid hormone-related peptide receptor-like, with protein sequence MEASVPVGGITAALLSCCLLSSAWALVDPDDVLTKEEQIYLLVEAKEKCQRDIKAQLEKIKDTSCLPEWDGIICWPKGSPSQEVSVPCPDYIYDFNHKGHAYRYCSAYGTWAMALSINKTWANYTECALLFSSESRSREKEVFDRLHLMYTVGYSISLASLIVAVCILSYFKRLHCTRNYIHVHLFTSFICRAVSIFVKDMVLYSGTLASETEKMREDDFKAEMGPSAGQRSHLVGCKVVVTLFLYFLATNHYWILVEGLYLHSLIFMAFLSNKNYLWVLIIIGWGLPAVFVSVWASVRASLADTECWDLSAGNMKWIYQIPILAAIVVNFFLFLNIVRVLASKLWETNTGKLDPRQQYRQLLKSTLVLMPLFGVHYVVFMAMPYTEVSGVLWQIQMHYEMLFNSSQGFFVAFIYCFCNGEVQAEIKKAHFRRSLALDFKQKARATSVAGSCCYGGLASHATTSFSVSLAGRGAGNTQQRGLLLPARASLPAYIPGSFASDNFLPCPTQEMSQKACGENRVDLTDLNQRHPNLNKELETML encoded by the exons ATGGAGGCATCCGTCCCCGTGGGAGGCATCACGGCggctctcctctcctgctgcctcctgagCTCTGCGTGGGCTCTG GTTGACCCCGATGATGTTCTCACAAAAGAAGAGCAGATCTATCTCCTGGTGGAAGCTAAGGAGAAATGTCAGAGAGACATAAAAGCCCAACTGGAGAAGATCAAAG ACACCAGCTGCCTTCCGGAGTGGGACGGGATTATCTGCTGGCCGAAGGGCTCCCCCAGCCAGGAGGTGTCGGTGCCCTGCCCCGACTACATCTACGACTTCAACCATAAAG GTCATGCCTACAGGTACTGCAGCGCCTACGGGACTTGGGCCATGGCTCTCAGCATCAACAAGACCTGGGCCAATTACACCGAATGCGCTCTGCTCTTCTCCTCCGAGAGCCGGAGCCGCGAGAAG GAGGTGTTTGACCGCCTGCACCTGATGTACACCGTCGGCTACTCCATCTCCCTGGCCTCCCTCATCGTCGCCGTCTGCATCCTCTCGTACTTCAA GCGCCTGCACTGCACGCGCAACTACATCCACGTCCACCTCTTCACCTCCTTCATCTGCCGGGCGGTGAGCATCTTCGTGAAGGACATGGTGCTCTACTCGGGCACACTGGCCAGCGAGACGGAGAAGATGCGGGAGGACGACTTCAAGGCAGAAATGGGTCCCTCGGCGGGACAACGCAGCCACCTG GTTGGCTGCAAGGTGGTGGTGACTCTCTTCCTCTATTTTCTGGCCACCAACCACTACTGGATCCTGGTGGAAGGTCTCTACCTGCACAGCCTGATCTTCATGGCCTTCCTCTCCAACAAGAACTACCTGTGGGTCCTCATCATCATCGGCTGGG GTCTCCCCGCTGTGTTTGTGTCTGTCTGGGCCAGCGTCAGGGCCTCCCTGGCGGATACAGA GTGCTGGGACCTCAGTGCGGGGAACATGAAGTGGATTTATCAGATCCCCATCTTGGCCGCCATCGTG GtgaacttcttcctcttcctcaacaTCGTCCGGGTGCTGGCCTCCAAGCTCTGGGAGACGAACACGGGGAAGCTGGACCCCCGGCAGCAGTACAGGCAA CTGCTGAAGTCCACGCTGGTGCTGATGCCGCTTTTTGGAGTCCATTACGTGGTGTTCATGGCCATGCCCTACACCGAAGTCTCCGGGGTCCTGTGGCAGATCCAGATGCATTATGAGATGCTCTTTAACTCCTCTCAG GGTTTCTTTGTGGCTTTTATCTACTGCTTTTGCAATGGGGAG GTGCAGGCGGAGATTAAGAAAGCCCACTTTCGGAGAAGCCTGGCGCTGGACTTCAAGCAGAAGGCGCGTGCCACCAGCGTGGCCGGGAGCTGCTGCTACGGCGGGCTGGCCTCCCACGCCACCACGAGCTTCAGCGTGAGCCTcgcggggcgaggggcagggaACACGCAGCAGCgggggctgctgctccctgcccgtgCCAGCCTGCCGGCGTACATCCCCGGCTCCTTTGCCTCCGATAACTTTTTGCCCTGTCCAACCCAGGAGATGAGCCAGAAAGCCTGTGGGGAAAACAGAGTGGACTTAACAGACCTGAATCAGCGTCACCCCAACCTAAACAAAGAGCTGGAGACGATGCTCTGA